TCTGTAGTCCAGCCACCGCATCGTGGTGCCGCTCCCACTGAGCGCTATCCCACTCCAGGAAGCGTCGCCAGAAATAGCGCCGGTGGAAAGTTGCCGCTTCCCGGGTGATGATGCGGAATAGCCAGCTTTTAAACTGGCTGTGATCCCTTAGCGAGGGGAATCCTCGGAGAGCCTTGAGAAGCGCCTCCTGGAGGATATCGTCATGGTGATCGGGATTCAGACCGCGGCAGTAACTGGCAGCAGCCTGGTAGTGGGGTTTTAACAGTTGAAGGAATTGTTCGGTGATTTTTTCTTCGGCTTTCATATCCATTGCTTGCGCTTGTCGTATCCTAGTGACGCTCATCGATACCGAAAAGTCGCAATGGAAATGCTCCCAGGGCACCGAATCCGGCAGAGTTCAGCAAGTGTTTCGAACAGCTGTCGCTTAAATCATCTATTTAAGTAGGAACCATCATTTGAAGTTCCTGGGTGGGTTGCCCTACTCATCACTATGCTGCTCGGCTGTAGTGAAGCAGTAAAAAGTATAGCGTTAGGTGCATGCAAGCACGAAGTTGAAAGTGCCGAATGCGACTATGGAATCGCTTATAATTGAAGAACACTTGCCCGGCGTTGAAATTGCGGATAAACTCATCTACCGTAATTTCCTAGTAGCATTAAGTCACGGATTAGTCCAGCTTC
The genomic region above belongs to Candidatus Neomarinimicrobiota bacterium and contains:
- a CDS encoding RNA polymerase sigma factor; this encodes MKAEEKITEQFLQLLKPHYQAAASYCRGLNPDHHDDILQEALLKALRGFPSLRDHSQFKSWLFRIITREAATFHRRYFWRRFLEWDSAQWERHHDAVAGLQTEELYQLLHALDHLPRKKRETILLFEIGGFAITEIAAFYLESESAVKSRLARTKRELKQWLIAGLRESTKPRTMLEMYDEVATDFSRSRN